The Lolium rigidum isolate FL_2022 unplaced genomic scaffold, APGP_CSIRO_Lrig_0.1 contig_20310_1, whole genome shotgun sequence genomic sequence gggataaaacatcgatgctttgtctaaggatatttgtgttgattacattatgcaccatacttaatgcaattgtctgttgtttgcaacttaatactggaaggggttcggatgataacctgaaggtggactttttaggcatagatgcatgctggatagcggtctatgtactttgtcgtaatgccccgattaaatctcatagtactcatcatgatatatgtatgtgcattgttatgccttctttatttgtcaattgcccaactgtaatttgttcacccaacatgccatttatcttatgggagagacaccactagtgaactgtggaccccggtccattctttacatctgaaatacaatctactgcaattgttttttactgttcttcgtaaacaaacatcatcatccacactatacatctaatcctttgtttacagcaagccggtgagattgacaacctcactgttacgttggggtaaagtactttgattgtgttgtgcaggttccacgttggcgccggaatccctggtgttgcgccgcactatactccgtcaccaacaaccatcacgtgttccttgacttctactggttcgataaccttggtttcttactgagggaaaacttgctgatgtgcgcatcacaccttcctcttggggttcccaacggacgcgtgtcttacacgccatcagtaggcCGGCCGAGAAAGCCGACTCGTCGGAATAGGAGGAGGGTGAAGAGGCTACGTGTCGATGAAATGGGAGGAGGCAACCTCGGGAAAGATCTACACATGAGTTTGCCACGACCAATTTGTGACAGGGAGAACAAAAGAGACGGGCCGGAATAAAGGCTCATCGCAAAGTAGTCGCACACGATGCTCCTTTCACGCCCGTTTGCGAAAAACTAGTAGACCCTGATGATTTTTTTCAAAACCTCCCGTGTGCTAACATTTTGTTACGCCGCGCAAATATTTTCCATGTGCGTTCAGCTCACCCATGAGACTGCCTAGAGCCCACGCACACGGTTTGTGTTTTGAAGCGTCAGCCTCACCACACAGAAAATCGCTTTTGGTGTGCCACGGGGTTCTCTAAAAGGCCCAACATGTACTAGTGGACACTGGTGCACGGCTGTGCTGCCACATAGAAGAGTTAAACGAAATTTCGTATGGGAGCGCCGGTATCGGTTTCTTAGGAGGGctcataattaattaattaaataattATCCTAGAGTCCAAACTGAGTTGAGTTTGGAGGGAggggttgtactggagcaagCCTCTAGAGTGTTACAACTACAAAAATAAATTGAAAATTAATTAGCCATACCGAGATGCGCCAAGCTCATTGTGTGACCACGGTAAGAAGATCATGCTTGTAGCTTGCTGATAGCTAAGACTGCtcgtagtgggagtaacttagctagtaacatcacacatctcaaggcattttggtgacatggcatgctaataaatgaagaaagagagtgaggtggtaactagctatgttaccataatatcacacttctcaagacaagatgattctacaatctaataaatatagcatgcatgataccacatataagtaactatccactatggaggtagtaatatagggtagtaacatgcaccatgttactactctatgttactctccactatgatcaGCCTAAAGCCGTTGAATCAGATTGCATTCACAAAGTgtgagagtagtaacatgcaccatgttactactctatgttactctccactataaTCAGCCTAAAGGCGTTGAATCAGATTGCATTCACAAAGTGTGAGTAGGCTGCAATCATGGTGGCATGCAATTCGCGGTCGTGAGACAACAAAAGCGCCCGGTGTATATAAGTTTGATTACATCGATGAAAGAACCAATTACAGGTAATAAATATGTGTACCGACACGTGCAGTACGTGCATAGACGATGTGTACATGGACGGATGAGTAGGATAAATACGGTTTGCAATAATGAGGCCGGAAGTAGCTTCGGTTTAGGATGGACTTCAGCACCGGCTTGTCACGAAGGGGGCCGTGCCAGCGTCTTCGTCGACTCGTGAATGTGCAGAGTGCACGCTGGAAGACGTGCTGCTGTACTCGTCATAACTTGAATTGCGGCTACTGGAAGTTGATGCAACTGATCCACTCTCATACACCGTGGAAAGGGTATGATTTGCAGCGGGAATATGAGGCAACGATGCCGCCGGGTTCGTCAAGCACTCTAACACCCTTTTGATACTTGGGCGCAGGTGGCGATCCGGCTGGACACACAAGAGCCCGATCATGAGCACTCGTTCAAGCTGCTTGTCGAACGACATCCCCTTGAGCCGTCTGTCAGCTGCTTCGAGGATTGCATTCTTCTGGTAGTAACAGGTGCGGACCTTCTCGACGAGGATGTTTTTGTCACCAGCCGTATTCAGGGACGGTCTCTGGCAACACACAACCTCAAGCATGAGTATGGCGAAGCTGTAGATGTCATTTTGGTCACTGGCCCTGCTGGTGTCTATGTATGCCGGGTCGATGTATGCCGGTGTCCCACGGATGTTGTCCGTGGACTGCGAGGTTTTGTTAGGGCTGACCAGCTTCACCAGGCCAAAGTCACACAGTTTGGCGTTGGAGTATCTGTCCAGCATCACGTTGGCTGGCTTGATATCTCTATGTAGCAGGCGTTGCTTGCATCCGCCATGGAGGTACGCGAGGCCGTCTGCTATCCCCACTATTATGTTGTTCCTGAAAAAAAAATAGATCAACAGGTAGAAGACACGCCCAGTTTTTAAACAAGCATGTGTCTACCCATTGCAAAAACAAATTAAAGTATACTGGGAGTGACTGGGTACCTTTTGTTCCAGTCTAGCAATAAAGGCGCGGCTGCGGGATCCGTCCCAGTGTAAGCTTGCAAATCCATGGCATTCTCCCCAGGGTAAAGATGGTCTTCGAGGTTTCCATTCTCTATCAGTTCATACACAAGAAAGAGATAGCCATTTTCGTCGCAGAAACCCAATAGATCTACAACGTTCTTATGGTTCACGCGTCTCATAAGTGTGCACTCGTTAACAAAGTCCTTCTTCGATTGATCTGACTTCGTGTCCATGATCCTTTTTATGGCCACCTGCCTTCCTTCGCCCTCCACCTGCAGGTTACCTCTATAGACAGCACCGTAGGTGCCCTGTCCAAGAAGCGCCGCGTCCCCAAAGTTGCCTGTTGCATGCTCCAATTGCTTGTAAGTGAATCTCCCATCATGCACTACGACACCGGTGCTCGTAGTAACAACTTGCTCGATATCTAGCGGAGCAAACCAACATATCCTTCAAATTCAGATTGGATTCGCACGCAGGTGTAGTTCAACAAAAAATTCATCGGAGACAAGACAAGATATATGTACCTTCTGTTTTACGTGGCTTAGGCTGGTGCTGGCGCTTCCACCTCCGCGCGTACCAAATGGAAGCTACTACTAGAGATGCCACCACAACTACAGCAACGACAGGTCCGACCACAGTAACTGCTCGAGCACCTGCACAAGGATCAGCAAGAGATATCAGGACCTACTGTGTTATATGAAAAACAGCGATGAAAACTCATAGATGAAGTTAAAAAGAAAGTGGAGTACTACAGTCCTAAAAAACTAGGCAGAGTCGATTTTGACGCAGTCTACTCCAAGTATGACATCTGAAAACATATTGAAACTCTGCAGGGGCATGATCAATCGCATGGCTAATAATATGTAGAACCTGCGTGATCTCTACATATACACTCACCAATGGAGGAGCTCGATGGTGGAGAAGCTGGCGTGGCCGTTTGATTCACGGATTGCTGAGGTGGAGAAGCTGGCGTGGCCGTTTGATTCACGGATTGCTGCAATGGAGGTGAAGGGGCAGTGAACGGCACGACCATGAAGCTCGTGTTGCTGTACCTCACACTGCAGCTGTAGCTCCTCTGCTGCCCTTCTCTCCTCAGGATCCAGAAGTCAGTCGCGTTGGTCGACAGCACGTCCAGGCACTGCTTGCACTTGTCTGCCGGTAGATCCCACGTGCACTGCACCAACACATACGGCCTCCCCACGCTACTCGCGAACCGCTGCGGCGAGATCTCCGCCCTGGCCGTCGCTTCGGAAAAGCTACGCCCCAAGTCGTCCGAGTAGGCCTTCCAGCTGGTTGAAGTGCTCTCACCACCAGACGTGTACATGGCACCTGCCCCAGGAAAGAAAGTAGAGTATATATATATCCATCAATTATCGAATCGGAATGGGTTAGTTCTCAGTTTTTTTCTTTTCGAGATCGACAAAAAAATCGAGGTTGACGCTTAGCTCCCAGGTGTCCAACAGGTTACGAGATCTCACTTGATCACACATGCCATTGGATCAATCTTTGTGATTTGTTCTAGGATCGTCTCTAAATATGGCGAAAACTAGCATTGGGTTGTAACCACTGAGATCTTGTAAAATGTCAATGAAATTAAAATCCAGTAATATTAAGACATGTCTTcaaaattagattaaaacatcctTCAAATATTGTTTAAAAATCAAGATTATATAGCCCCCTATTTTAAAATAAATGAAGTTATGTTGTCCTAAGTCAAACTTCTCCAAGTTTTTCCAGCCAAAGCAAAACTTCTCTAAGTTTGGCCAAAATTATAAGAAAATGTGTCAATATCTACAACATCAAATATTATATATATAGTAGAAAATATATTATATGGTGAATCTAATAAAACTAAACCGGTATTGtttatgttgatattttttcaacATACTTGGTCAAACCAAGAGTAATTTACCTTTTACGAAAAGTTCACTGGCCTATTCATAATTCTCAACAACAGTATAAGAatcccaaaaaaataaaaaatacaaacTGGTCCTTAGACTAGTAATGGAATACAACCTATGACTTCGACTATTTTGGAAGAGAAGAAGTATACTAATGGAGTAAATCATTAACATTACCGAGAAGTCTATACATTTGATAAAATCAAAACTATTATAGGAATAATATACAAATCAGTGTCTTTTCATATTGTCAATACATGATTTGTGTTCTCAAATTCCTTAATTTGCTAGCATATATCttgatttttttattattttcatatACATTTTATGTACTCCCTATGTTACATGAACCATGTCTCAACTTTATTCAAATTTGGGTGTATCTAGTCACTATTTGACCTGTGATTTGTACATGGTGTGTGCGATGTTTTATATGGTGTTTTATGAGAAAAGTAATATAATAATATCTAAAGATTTTTACTGGCTTCAAAGAGTTTCTGGATGTTGGAGCTGACTCGGTCGGCTCCCTTCTCCTCTCTAATCCCTCTTGTCAATTTTCTTGTCAAATGAAAAAATGTACAAGGTCTTAAGTTGGCTTACACACGCACCCACTAACGCACTCACACCAACTAGCCATGCACTGAGCCACTAACAACTGATCCGTTCTAATTCCTAGACTCACTCCAGGAAACGCCCGACACGGCGAACATGCATGCATGGCTAGCTAGCAATTCCATGCTCTAACAAACTTAGGTATCTATACCGgtatgtgcaatggttgataagatcCTTATCTTAACATCGTCACATAATTTAGATATAACAAAAAAATATAATATACAATGAGTTATTCTTTAGTCTTATCTTCAGCAACTAGAAATACTAAATTTGTGCTaagagagattgtgctaagagatcatctcttaattaGGAGAGGGCTAACcttttttagcattttcttctgtaCCTCATCGTTTATCATACGTGAAATTGCTAAGATGTCATCATGGTACATGCGCTACTATTCTGTAGGCTAtagctaagagcatgtctaacaggccccgtatttcgctgccTCGTATAAGGCTCtaatttcgccccgtatcgaaaaactgctccatttcgagccatgccgtctagcagaccccgtatttcgccccgtattttcaaaaattaaaaccccgggaagttcatcttcattgatcatagtaGGGAGCATACACACATTTTGATCATATACTACGGATCGTACTACGGATCATGCTACTTAACCTACCTCTACTCGTCCaggatgacgtaggggatgaaggcgatcctcgccgcctcctcccgcgcctcccgggcctcccgcgcctgccgcgcctcgaactcccggacggcggcgatggccgccgcctcctcctctcgcctccgccgccgctttctcggcggcatccgcctcggacaaggcgaccgcacggcggtaggccgcctcctcttcctcctcttccgccgccgccgcttcctcctcgccgcctccgcttcctccgccgctgctgctgctgccgatggtcgccctccattcCGCCAACGCCGCGCGGTCGCGCAGCCACTGCGCGCCCCATTTCTCGAACgcctcgccgctcatcggcttgagcggcgggtcctgcttgta encodes the following:
- the LOC124680601 gene encoding cysteine-rich receptor-like protein kinase 10, producing MTLRRDSLPSFLFLCLFHLLAAPSNAAPILQAINCSTSGNYTATDAYATNVNQFLAALPENAVSKNGGFFNGTVGLGPDTVYGLAMCPADYSRADCGDCLTAAAGSDADGLRSSCPGSRTVLAMFDRCLIRYSDVNFFGTPEIGAMYTSGGESTSTSWKAYSDDLGRSFSEATARAEISPQRFASSVGRPYVLVQCTWDLPADKCKQCLDVLSTNATDFWILRREGQQRSYSCSVRYSNTSFMVVPFTAPSPPLQQSVNQTATPASPPQQSVNQTATPASPPSSSSIGARAVTVVGPVVAVVVVASLVVASIWYARRWKRQHQPKPRKTEGNFGDAALLGQGTYGAVYRGNLQVEGEGRQVAIKRIMDTKSDQSKKDFVNECTLMRRVNHKNVVDLLGFCDENGYLFLVYELIENGNLEDHLYPGENAMDLQAYTGTDPAAAPLLLDWNKRDIKPANVMLDRYSNAKLCDFGLVKLVSPNKTSQSTDNIRGTPAYIDPAYIDTSRASDQNDIYSFAILMLEVVCCQRPSLNTAGDKNILVEKVRTCYYQKNAILEAADRRLKGMSFDKQLERVLMIGLLCVQPDRHLRPSIKRVLECLTNPAASLPHIPAANHTLSTVYESGSVASTSSSRNSSYDEYSSTSSSVHSAHSRVDEDAGTAPFVTSRC